The sequence AGTAGGGGGCGTAGGCATGGGTCATCGCCTCGCGCGCCACCTCCCTCAGCGCCTCCCAGTCGAACTCGGCGGCTTGCCGGGTCACTTGCCCTGGCCCTTCCGGTACGGCAGGCCGTCGGCCTTCGGCATGCGCAGCTTCTGCGCGGACAGCGACAGGACGAGCAGCGTGACGATGTACGGGGTCGCCGTCACCAGCTGGCGCGGGACCTCGTTGGTGGAGACGTACCAGAGGAACGTCAGGGCCGCGATGACGGCCGTGACGACGCCGGGGACGTACTTCTTCTTCCACACCTGGTAGGCGGCGCCGAACACCAGCAGGATCGCGACGAGAAGGATCAGCGCGTGGACGTTGGTCGTCCCGCCCCGCAGGTTGAGGCTGTCGGTGTAGCCGAACAGACCCGCGCCGAGGGCGAGACCGCCCGGCATCCAGTTGCCGAAGATCATCGCGGCGAGGCCGATGTAGCCACGGCCGGCCGTCTGGCCGTCGAGGTACACGTTCGAGGCCACGATGGACAGGAAGGCGCCGCCCAGGCCGGCGAAGCCGCCGGAGATGATCACGGCGATGTACTTGTACTTGTACACGTTGACACCGAGGGACTCGGCCGCCACCGGGTTCTCGCCGCAGGAGCGCAGGCGCAGACCGAACGAGGTCCGCCACAGCACCCACCAGGTCAGCGGGACGAGGGCGACGGCGCACACGGTCAGCGGCGACAGGTCGGTGACCAGACCGCCGAGCAGACCCGCGATGTCGGAGACCAGGAACCAGTGCTTGCCGTTGAGGGTGTCCAGCCAGTGCGAGAGCCCCGGGATGCTGAAGGTGCCGAGCGAGCTGATCGGCGGGGACTGCTTGGAGGAGCCCTGCGGGGCGTTGGCGAAGGTGAACTTCGACAGATAGCGGGTGGCGCCGAGGGCCAGGATGTTCAGCGCCACACCGGAGACGATGTGGTTGACGTTGAACGTCACGGTGGCGATGGCGTGCAGGACGGCGCCGAGCGCGCCGCCGATGATGCCGAAGACGACACCGGTCCACGGACCCCACTGGTAGCCGGCCCAGGCACCGAACCAGGTGCCGAGGATCATCATGCCCTCGAGGCCGATGTTGACGACGCCCGCGCGCTCGGCCCACAGGCCGCCGAGGCCGGCGAGGCCGATCGGCACCGCGAGTTGCAGCGCGGTGGACATCTGGCCGGTCGAGTCGATGCCGTCCGCGCCGGTGATCAGGCGGACGACCGAGGTCAGCACCAGCACGCCCGCGATGACGAGCAGGAGTACCGGGAGCGACATGCGGCGGCCGCCCTTGCCGGGCTGCTTCGCCTGCGGCTTGGCGATGGTCTCGGTGGACATCAGGCCGCCACCTCCTTGTTGGTGTTCTGAGCGGCGGCGGCCAGCTCCGCGCCGACCCGCTTCTGCTGGCGGCGCAGACCCCACTGACGCACGGCCTCGTACGAGATGACGACCGCGAAGACGATCAGGCCCTGCATGATCGTGGCGATCTCCTTCTCGTACGCCACCGGGGTCGCGTAGTCGAGGGCGGGCGAGGCCTTGTCGAGGAAGGCCCACAACAGGGCGGCGAACGCGATGCCGCCGGGGTTGTTGCGGCCCAGCAGGGCGATGCCGATGGCGGTGAAGCCGAGGCCCGCGGGGAAGTCCAGGCTGTAGGTGTGGGTGTCGCCGAGCAGCAGCGGCAGGCCGGACAGGCCGGCGACGGCGCCGGAGATCACCATGGAGATCAGCACCATGCGCTTGGCGTCGACGCCGGAGGCCGCGGCGGCGGTCTCGGAGGCGCCGGTGGCGCGCAGGTCGAAGCCGAAGCGGGTGCGGTTGAGGACCAGCCAGTACAGGACGCCGAGCAGGACGGCGAGGAAGACCAGGCCGTAGATCTCGCCGACGTCCGAGCCGAGGTTGATGCCGGGGAACCAGCCGGACTTGTGCATGATGCCGGTCGTCATGTTGTTGCCGACCTGCACGCCCCACACGTTGGCCAGGGTGACGTAGCCGATGACGGCGGTCGCGATCGAGTTCAGCATGATGGTCGCGACGACCTCGCTGACGCCCCGGGTGACCTTGAGGACGCCCGCGATACCGGCCCAGAAGGCGCCGGTGCACATGGCGACCAGCAGCAGCAGCGGGATCTGCAGGAAGCCGGGCAGGTCGACGTTGGCGCCGACGACGGCGGTCATCACGGCGGCGAGGCGGTACTGGCCGTCGACGCCGATGTTGAACAGGTTCATGCGGAAGCCGAGGGCGACCGCGATGGCGGCGATGTAGTACAGCGACGCCTGGTTGACGATCAGCACCTGGATGTCCGAGTACGGCAGCTGCTGGAGCATCAGGCGGTACGGCTCGAACGGGTTGCGGCCCGAGGCGATCAGCACGACCGAGGTCAGCGCGATCGCCACGACGAGCGCGATGACCGGTCCGGCCACCGCGACGAGCACCCGCTCCTTGTCGAACTTCTTCATCGGGCCTCGTCCTCCGGACCGGCGTTGTCGTCGCCCTCGGGGGCGGTCTCTTCGTGCTCCAGGTGGCCGGACGCGGCACCCGTCATGGCCGAGCCCAGCTCCTCCGGCGTGATGGCGGCCGGGTCGGCGTCGGCGACCAGCCTGCCGTCGTAGATGACGCGCAGGGTGTCCGACAGGCCGATCAGCTCGTCCAGGTCGGCGGAGATCAGCAGTACGGCCAGGCCCTCGCGGCGGGCCTCGCGGATGCGGTCCCAGATCTGCGCCTGCGCGCCGACGTCCACACCGCGGGTGGGGTGGGCGGCGATCAGGAACTTCGGGGCGTGGCTCATCTCGCGGCCGACGATCAGCTTCTGCTGGTTGCCGCCGGACAGGGAGGCCGCGGTGACGTCGATGCCGGGGGTACGGACGTCGTACTCCTCGACGATCCGGCGGGTGTCGGCCTGGGCGCCCTTGATGTCCAGCCAGAAACCCCTGGCGTTGGGCTTCTCGGTGACGTGGCCGAGGATGCGGTTCTCCCACAGCGGGGACTCCAGCAGCAGGCCCTGGCGGTGGCGGTCCTCGGGGATGTAGCCGACGCCCTGCTCACGGCGCTTGCGGGTGGGCCAGGGGGTGATGTCCTCGCCGAGGAAGAGGATCTGGCCGGAGTCGGCGTGCTTGGTGCCGATGAGTGCGTCGATCAGCTCGGTCTGGCCGTTGCCCTCGACACCGGCGATGCCCATGACCTCGCCGGCGTGGATGGTGAAGGAGACGTCGTCCAGGACCCGCTTGGCCCCGCCGTCCCCCGCGAACTCGGTGAGACCGACGGCGGAGGGCTCGGCCTCCGCGCCGAGCGAGGCGCCGGCCGCGTAGACGGTGAGGTCCCGGACCTCCACGACGGGCCGGTCCGTGACCGTGGACTCGGCGGTCTCCGGGGTGGGCAGTTCGCTGCCGACCATCATCTCGGCGAGCTGGCGCGGGGTGGTCTCGGACGGCACGGCGGTGCCGACGGTGGTGCCGCGCCGGATGACGGTGATGTCGTCGGCGACCGAGAGCACTTCGCCCAGCTTGTGCGAGATGAAGATGACGGACAGGCCCTCGGACTTCAGTTCGCGCAGGTTGTCGAAGAGCGCGTCGACCTCCTGCGGGACGAGCACGGCGGTCGGCTCGTCGAGGATCAGGGTCCTGGCGCCGCGGAAGAGGACCTTGAGGATCTCGACGCGCTGGCGGTCGGCGACGCCGAGGTCCTCGACCAGGGCGTCCGGGCGGACGCCGAGGCCGTAGCGGTCGGAGATCTCCTTGATCTTCTGGCGGGCGCCGGCGCCGATGCCGTACAGCTTCTCGCTGCCGAGCACCACGTTCTCCAGCACCGTCAGGTTGTCGGCCAGCATGAAGTGCTGGTGGACCATGCCGATGCCGCGGGCGATGGCGTCGGCCGGGCTGTGGAACGCGACCTGCTCGCCGTCGACCGCGATGGTGCCCTCGTCCGGCTTCTGCATGCCGTAGAGAATCTTCATCAGGGTCGACTTGCCGGCCCCGTTCTCGCCGACGAGGGCGTGGACGGTGCCCTTGCGGACGGTCAGGTGGATGTCGTGGTTGGCCACGACACCGGGGAATCGCTTGGTGATACCCGTGAGCTCTACCGCGACGGTCGACTGAGCGGTGAGCGGAGGGCTGCTGGACGCGTCGATGGCGCACTCTCCTCGGGAAAGGGGTCGCTCTACGCGCGTAGCGCCCCTGCTTTAAATAGTGCCCGGACCTGATCCGGCCTGTCCGAAAGCGTTCATTTCGGACAAGCACCCGATCCATTCCGAGCATTCTGCCGCGCGAACGGGGTGCGGGCGATCCTGATGCCGCACGGGC comes from Streptomyces sp. FXJ1.172 and encodes:
- a CDS encoding ABC transporter permease — its product is MSTETIAKPQAKQPGKGGRRMSLPVLLLVIAGVLVLTSVVRLITGADGIDSTGQMSTALQLAVPIGLAGLGGLWAERAGVVNIGLEGMMILGTWFGAWAGYQWGPWTGVVFGIIGGALGAVLHAIATVTFNVNHIVSGVALNILALGATRYLSKFTFANAPQGSSKQSPPISSLGTFSIPGLSHWLDTLNGKHWFLVSDIAGLLGGLVTDLSPLTVCAVALVPLTWWVLWRTSFGLRLRSCGENPVAAESLGVNVYKYKYIAVIISGGFAGLGGAFLSIVASNVYLDGQTAGRGYIGLAAMIFGNWMPGGLALGAGLFGYTDSLNLRGGTTNVHALILLVAILLVFGAAYQVWKKKYVPGVVTAVIAALTFLWYVSTNEVPRQLVTATPYIVTLLVLSLSAQKLRMPKADGLPYRKGQGK
- a CDS encoding ABC transporter ATP-binding protein encodes the protein MDASSSPPLTAQSTVAVELTGITKRFPGVVANHDIHLTVRKGTVHALVGENGAGKSTLMKILYGMQKPDEGTIAVDGEQVAFHSPADAIARGIGMVHQHFMLADNLTVLENVVLGSEKLYGIGAGARQKIKEISDRYGLGVRPDALVEDLGVADRQRVEILKVLFRGARTLILDEPTAVLVPQEVDALFDNLRELKSEGLSVIFISHKLGEVLSVADDITVIRRGTTVGTAVPSETTPRQLAEMMVGSELPTPETAESTVTDRPVVEVRDLTVYAAGASLGAEAEPSAVGLTEFAGDGGAKRVLDDVSFTIHAGEVMGIAGVEGNGQTELIDALIGTKHADSGQILFLGEDITPWPTRKRREQGVGYIPEDRHRQGLLLESPLWENRILGHVTEKPNARGFWLDIKGAQADTRRIVEEYDVRTPGIDVTAASLSGGNQQKLIVGREMSHAPKFLIAAHPTRGVDVGAQAQIWDRIREARREGLAVLLISADLDELIGLSDTLRVIYDGRLVADADPAAITPEELGSAMTGAASGHLEHEETAPEGDDNAGPEDEAR
- a CDS encoding ABC transporter permease, which gives rise to MKKFDKERVLVAVAGPVIALVVAIALTSVVLIASGRNPFEPYRLMLQQLPYSDIQVLIVNQASLYYIAAIAVALGFRMNLFNIGVDGQYRLAAVMTAVVGANVDLPGFLQIPLLLLVAMCTGAFWAGIAGVLKVTRGVSEVVATIMLNSIATAVIGYVTLANVWGVQVGNNMTTGIMHKSGWFPGINLGSDVGEIYGLVFLAVLLGVLYWLVLNRTRFGFDLRATGASETAAAASGVDAKRMVLISMVISGAVAGLSGLPLLLGDTHTYSLDFPAGLGFTAIGIALLGRNNPGGIAFAALLWAFLDKASPALDYATPVAYEKEIATIMQGLIVFAVVISYEAVRQWGLRRQQKRVGAELAAAAQNTNKEVAA